Proteins from a single region of Theobroma cacao cultivar B97-61/B2 chromosome 10, Criollo_cocoa_genome_V2, whole genome shotgun sequence:
- the LOC18587540 gene encoding pentatricopeptide repeat-containing protein At1g10270 yields the protein MSLYRLLLRSLNHHHLHQRPNAALPLSCFLHNAAFNPASENPIQNPQAHTPPPPPRSYAFTSAEEAAAERRRRKRRLRIEPPIHALRASAPSGPPTRDPNAPRLPDSTSALVGHRLNLHNRVQSLIRASDLDAASLLARSSVFSSTRPTVFTCNAIIAAMYRNKRFNEAIALFHFFFKQSDIVPNVVSYNNLINTYCDTGEVDTAIRVYHEILENAPFNPSPVTYRHLTKGLIDAGRIGEAVDLLREMLNKGHGADSLVFNNLILGFLNLGNLDKANELFDELKERCLVYDGVVNATFMEWWFNQGKDKEAMDSYKSLLDRKFKMPPPTCNALLEVLLKHGKTKEAWALFDDMLDNHTPPNIQAVNSDTFNIMVNECFKLGNIEEAIRTFKKVGTKPGSKPFAMDVAGYNNIITRFCEHGMLSEAEKFFQELCGKSLTPDVPMYRTMIDAYLKAERVDDALQSFTKMVETGLRVVASFGAKVFSEFLKNGKNMESASLLTKMGEKDPKPDASIYDIVVRGLCNADELDKTLDILDQMMKYSIGVTPALQEFVRGAFGKVGRNEEIDRVLNENRWRFPGPQARSWGQPPPRSLGSPPMAGQQYTGPSQMAGQQYSGPSQMAGQQPFGSSEFSGQHSLRSD from the coding sequence ATGTCCCTCTACCGCCTTCTTCTCCGCTCCCTCAACCACCATCACCTCCACCAGCGTCCCAACGCGGCCCTTCCCCTCTCCTGCTTCCTCCACAATGCAGCGTTCAACCCTGCCTCTGAAAACCCAATCCAAAATCCTCAGGCTCACACTCCTCCCCCACCCCCGCGCTCTTACGCCTTCACTTCCGCAGAAGAAGCCGCGGCAGAGCGACGCCGCCGCAAGCGTCGATTGCGAATAGAGCCCCCAATACACGCCCTCCGTGCCTCTGCCCCCTCTGGCCCTCCCACTCGTGATCCCAATGCCCCGCGGCTTCCAGACAGCACCTCGGCCCTCGTTGGGCATCGGCTTAACCTTCACAACCGTGTTCAGTCCCTTATCCGCGCCTCCGACCTAGACGCCGCCTCTCTCCTTGCTCGCTCCTCCGTGTTCTCCTCCACTCGCCCCACTGTCTTCACCTGCAACGCCATCATCGCCGCCATGTACCGCAACAAACGCTTCAACGAGGCAATTGCTCTCTTTCACTTCTTCTTTAAGCAATCTGATATTGTTCCAAATGTTGTTTCTTACAACAATTTGATTAATACCTATTGCGATACGGGTGAAGTTGATACTGCTATCCGAGTTTACCACGAGATTTTGGAAAACGCGCCGTTTAACCCCTCTCCTGTGACTTATAGGCACTTGACTAAGGGCTTGATCGATGCTGGGAGGATTGGGGAAGCTGTGGATCTGCTCAGGGAGATGTTGAATAAAGGGCACGGTGCCGACTCTTTGGTTTTCAACAACCTCATATTGGGATTTTTGAATTTGGGGAATCTGGATAAGGCCAATGAGCTGTTTGATGAATTGAAAGAGCGTTGCTTGGTTTATGATGGAGTTGTCAATGCTACGTTTATGGAGTGGTGGTTTAATCAGGGGAAGGATAAGGAGGCCATGGACTCATATAAGTCGTTGTTGGATAGGAAATTTAAGATGCCCCCTCCTACTTGTAATGCACTTTTGGAGGTTTTGCTTAAACATGGGAAGACGAAAGAAGCTTGGGCCTTGTTCGATGATATGTTGGACAATCACACCCCACCCAACATACAGGCAGTGAATTCAGATACTTTTAATATCATGGTGAATGAGTGTTTCAAGTTGGGGAATATTGAGGAGGCCATTAGAACCTTTAAGAAGGTAGGCACGAAGCCTGGATCCAAGCCTTTTGCCATGGATGTTGCTGGTTATAATAATATCATCACCAGGTTTTGTGAGCATGGGATGCTATCTGAGGCGGAGAAATTTTTTCAAGAATTGTGTGGAAAGTCTTTGACGCCAGATGTTCCAATGTATAGAACCATGATTGATGCATACTTGAAAGCAGAGCGGGTTGATGATGCTCTGCAGTCATTTACAAAAATGGTGGAGACTGGTTTGAGGGTGGTTGCCAGTTTTGGAGCTAAGGTTTTCAGTGAATTTCTTAAGAATGGCAAGAACATGGAATCTGCATCTCTTTTGACAAAAATGGGGGAGAAAGATCCTAAACCGGATGCCTCTATTTATGATATTGTAGTCAGAGGGCTTTGCAATGCTGATGAGTTGGACAAGACCCTAGATATACTGGACCAGATGATGAAGTATTCCATTGGTGTTACTCCTGCATTGCAGGAGTTTGTACGTGGGGCTTTTGGGAAAGTTGGGCGGAATGAAGAGATTGATAGagttttaaatgaaaataggTGGAGATTCCCTGGGCCTCAAGCTCGATCTTGGGGACAGCCACCACCGCGGTCATTAGGTTCCCCTCCGATGGCAGGACAGCAATATACTGGACCTTCACAAATGGCAGGACAGCAATATTCAGGACCTTCACAAATGGCAGGACAGcagccatttggatcctctGAATTTTCAGGGCAGCATTCATTGAGATCAGATTAG
- the LOC18587539 gene encoding uncharacterized protein LOC18587539 isoform X2 gives MDGGIHGDAPLDYATIQILPSQNRYEAYTCHDNKVEKLVVGVLEKLLPHLPGVSNLYTKGFNANFKLQPPENLKSAAWFTKSTLSRFLDIVGSTDLVDTVKVIEGEMSQLEEARKFHLSLYAKGHEDHIESSETDICKSVDVVLASNSKVQNSSSDTSKNELLRAMDSRLTALRSELVAAFNQAVGETCSYEEITHLAKFSENFGANDLKNFLCMFLELSPKSQAANPPDDEKSSFSRASVNDSIIKTDGNSQISKPVCAETPVKYGVSPAKVAQVERQSSTESEESSNSSDENQMSAERSRALIRSASPRRSASPMRRVQIGRSGSRRAPALTIKSLSYFPAREKIFSHRDVASDDSEEEGSGQSKKPEGNVRRMSVQDAINLFESKQRDQVSDMPKKNSLTNISLGASKSVLRRWSAGMGESSSQCQLQNASEDPVPEPPDNVIDNDIMERSAGVDLESDSRSGGQIINETIDVNLERLDESSCSPIDVQEVTDKIQEDEANERSNSSAEWSRQKEVELNQMFKKMMENQPVSCRKPQTNIRQNLPPEQRGGFYDHYKAKRDQKLRGENSGKRAEKEAKFRAMQKVLDERKAEMASKNVNNFSKKDPLTKSQKSVKNPQKVLKSPSQPANPRKEATKPSTVKKVSSRTSPLPATRKSWPSTPSPRTTGISPAKTSGGISSAGTTPTHRKPQSAQSVPRPSSKVESAQPERKNVKATQADKRGLKSVNEKQQQRLMKGSKTPKTKVAAAPGDSSSMVPAKPSLYNKMTKKSSVVPLEAKPFLRKGSGFTSSVGLVNKIKNPSLLEDSLKTTENSIDTQESDVIVNASVLVNEHQDQDISSLDHCDDDIQLETQVNGHQKSDVIESIDELAPDVDDGLKNIAESSKCEEELTISPAAWVEIEEHQDLPNQCDDNTGENTSSASIAPVGSASPRVRHSLSQMLQEESSEADTTEWGNAENPPAMVYQKDAPKGLKRLLKFARKSKGDANITGWSSPSVFSEGEDDAEESKAINKRNADNLLRKAALQAKNYGQQKMSCEGYENHLDAHELPSAQSGISTFDAHKMHKGSVSTAASTTKGTRSFFSLSAFRGSKPSEMKLR, from the exons ATGGACGGTGGAATACATGGAGATGCGCCCTTAGATTACGCCACCATTCAGATTCTGCCTTCTCAAAACag GTATGAGGCatatacatgtcatgacaacaaagtagaaaaactGGTTGTTGGGGTTCTGGAAAAACTCTTGCCACATTTACCCGGAGTAAGCAACTTGTACACCAAAGGATTCAATGCTAACTTCAAACTCCAACCACCTGAGAATCTAAAGAGTGCTGCATGGTTTACGAAATCTACTTTGAGCAG GTTCCTAGATATTGTCGGTTCAACGGATTTAGTAGATACTGTTAAAGTTATTGAAGGTGAGATGTCTCAATTGGAGGAAGCTAGAAAATTTCATCTTTCTCTATACGCTAAG GGTCATGAAGATCATATTGAAAGCAGCGAAACAG ATATCTGCAAATCAGTAGACGTGGTCCTGGCATCCAAT TCCAAAGTCCAGAATTCATCATCAGATACCTCAAA AAATGAGCTCTTACGTGCTATGGACTCAAGACTCACAGCGTTAAGAAGTGAGTTAGTTGCAGCTTTTAACCAGGCAGTTGGAGAAACCTGCTCCTATGAAGAAATCACTCATCTAGcaaaattttctgaaaattttggagcAAATGATTTAAA GAATTTTTTGTGCATGTTCCTAGAGCTAAGTCCAAAGAGCCAAGCTGCTAATCCCCCAGATGATGAAAAGTCTTCATTTAGTCGTGCTTCAGTTAATGACAGCATAATTAAGACTGATGGCAATAGTCAAATATCAAAGCCAGTATGTGCAGAAACACCAGTTAAATATGGTGTTTCACCAGCAAAAGTTGCCCAGGTTGAACGTCAGAGCTCAACAGAAAGTGAGGAATCTTCTAACTCAAGTGATGAGAATCAAATGTCTGCAGAAAGAAGTCGAGCTCTTATAAGATCTGCATCGCCTAGACGGTCAGCATCTCCCATGCGAAGGGTTCAAATAGGGAGGAGTGGCTCGCGTAGAGCCCCTGCTCTGACCATTAAGAGCCTTAGTTACTTTCCTGCGAGAGAAAAGATATTTTCTCATAGAGATGTAGCATCAGATGATAGTGAAGAGGAAGGATCTGGACAGAGTAAGAAGCCTGAGGGTAACGTTCGGCGTATGAGTGTTCAAGATGCAATAAATCTTTTTGAAAGTAAACAAAGGGATCAGGTTTCTGATATGCCAAAAAAGAACTCATTAACAAACATCTCTCTTGGTGCTAGTAAGTCTGTATTGAGAAGATGGAGTGCAGGTATGGGTGAATCATCCTCCCAATGCCAATTGCAGAATGCTTCTGAAGATCCTGTTCCAGAGCCTCCTGATAATGTCATTGATAATGATATCATGGAGAGGTCAGCCGGAGTTGATTTGGAATCTGATTCTAGAAGTGGAGGTCAGATCATCAATGAGACCATTGATGTGAACTTAGAAAGGCTGGACGAGAGCTCATGTAGTCCAATAGATGTTCAAGAGGTCACAGATAAAATCCAAGAAGATGAAGCTAATGAAAGGTCAAATAGCTCAGCTGAATGGAGTAGACAGAAGGAAGTGGAGCTAAACcaaatgttcaaaaaaatgatggaaaatcAGCCTGTTAGCTGTAGGAAGCCTCAAACTAATATCAGACAAAATTTGCCTCCGGAGCAGAGAGGTGGATTTTATGACCATTACAAGGCAAAGAGGGATCAAAAACTGAGAGGTGAAAATTCTGGAAAGCGTGctgaaaaagaagcaaaatttAGAGCAATGCAGAAGGTTCTTGATGAGAGGAAAGCTGAAATGGCTTCCAAAAATGTgaataatttttctaaaaaggATCCTTTAACAAAGTCCCAAAAATCTGTTAAGAATCCACAAAAAGTACTTAAGAGTCCTTCTCAGCCTGCTAATCCAAGGAAAGAAGCCACAAAACCTTCAACTGTGAAGAAGGTTTCATCAAGAACATCCCCCTTGCCCGCTACTCGTAAGTCATGGCCTTCGACACCCTCACCAAGAACAACAGGGATATCACCTGCTAAAACTTCTGGTGGAATCTCTTCTGCTGGCACTACACCAACACATCGGAAACCTCAGTCAGCACAATCAGTACCTCGACCAAGTTCTAAAGTGGAAAGCGCCCAgccagaaagaaaaaatgtaaagGCAACCCAGGCTGATAAACGAGGTTTAAAGAGTGTGAATGAGAAGCAGCAACAAAGATTGATGAAAGGCAGCAAAACACCAAAGACAAAAGTTGCCGCAGCACCTGGAGACTCTTCCAGTATGGTTCCAGCAAAGCCTAGTTTGTATAACAAGATGACCAAGAAAAGTAGTGTAGTTCCGCTGGAAGCAAAGCCATTTCTCCGTAAAGGTTCAGGATTTACCTCTAGTGTTGGTCTCGTTAACAAGATAAAAAATCCCTCTCTGTTGGAGGACTCTCTGAAAACCACTGAAAATTCAATTGATACTCAAGAGAGTGATGTGATTGTTAATGCTTCTGTCCTGGTGAATGAGCATCAGGATCAGGATATTTCATCACTGGATCATTGTGATGATGATATTCAGTTAGAAACACAAGTAAATGGCCATCAGAAATCTGATGTGATTGAGAGCATTGATGAACTTGCTCCTGATGTTGATGATGGCTTAAAAAATATTGCTGAGTCTTCAAAATGTGAGGAAGAATTAACCATCTCCCCAGCTGCTTGGGTGGAAATAGAAGAGCATCAGGACCTGCCTAACCAATGTGATGACAACACAGGTGAAAATACATCTTCAGCAAGCATTGCTCCTGTTGGATCGGCAAGTCCACGGGTCCGTCACTCTCTGTCACAGATGCTGCAAGAAGAAAGTAGTGAAGCTGATACTACTGAATGGGGAAATGCTGAAAATCCGCCTGCAATGGTCTATCAAAAAGATGCACCCAAGGGACTGAAGAGGCTGTTGAAGTTTGCTCGGAAGAGTAAGGGGGATGCAAATATAACTGGTTGGTCTAGCCCATCAGTCTTTTCTGAAGGAGAGGATGATGCAGAAGAATCAAAAGCTATTAATAAGAGAAATGCTGATAACCTACTGCGAAAGGCTGCCCTTCAGGCAAAGAACTATGGGCAACAAAAGATGTCGTGTGAGGGCTATGAAAATCATTTGGATGCTCATGAGCTCCCATCTG CTCAATCAGGCATCAGCACATTTGATGCCCACAAAATGCACAAGGGCAGTGTCTCAACTGCAGCCTCCACTACTAAAG GGACAAGGTCATTCTTCTCCCTTTCAGCATTTAGGGGTAGCAAACCAAGTGAGATGAAGCTTCGCTAA
- the LOC18587541 gene encoding uncharacterized protein LOC18587541 isoform X4, with product MEKLRCLVPESVKRRVAESTADDLPSVSSSLVHLFLSLPEFHQVIGDLADPGPNPKRKAGLCCKNKEAALDLKQKGNQCYSTGDYSQALRCYSQKMDLPMESLRDCSRALQISPCYPK from the exons ATGGAGAAGCTTAGATGTTTGGTTCCAGAAAGCGTGAAGCGGAGGGTGGCAGAGAGCACTGCTGATGATCTTCCTTCAGTTTCATCTTCCCTGGTTCACTTGTTTCTCAGTTTGCCGGAATTCCATCAGGTGATCGGAGATTTGGCAGACCCCGGCCCAAACCCAAAGAGAAAGGCCGGTCTTTGCTGCAAGAACAAGGAGGCTGCTTTGGACTTGAAACAAAAGGGCAATCAATGCTATTCCACTGGAGATTACTCCCAGGCTTTGCGTTGCTATTCCCAg AAAATGGACCTCCCAATGGAGTCTCTCCGAGATTGCAGCAGGGCTCTTCAAATTTCTCCTTGCTATCCAAAG TGA
- the LOC18587541 gene encoding mitochondrial import receptor subunit TOM70 isoform X1 → MEKLRCLVPESVKRRVAESTADDLPSVSSSLVHLFLSLPEFHQVIGDLADPGPNPKRKAGLCCKNKEAALDLKQKGNQCYSTGDYSQALRCYSQALRVAPIDADDTGKNLVATLYLNRASLFHKMDLPMESLRDCSRALQISPCYPKAWYRRGKVNATLGN, encoded by the exons ATGGAGAAGCTTAGATGTTTGGTTCCAGAAAGCGTGAAGCGGAGGGTGGCAGAGAGCACTGCTGATGATCTTCCTTCAGTTTCATCTTCCCTGGTTCACTTGTTTCTCAGTTTGCCGGAATTCCATCAGGTGATCGGAGATTTGGCAGACCCCGGCCCAAACCCAAAGAGAAAGGCCGGTCTTTGCTGCAAGAACAAGGAGGCTGCTTTGGACTTGAAACAAAAGGGCAATCAATGCTATTCCACTGGAGATTACTCCCAGGCTTTGCGTTGCTATTCCCAg GCGCTTCGTGTTGCTCCCATTGATGCCGACGACACGGGCAAAAATCTTGTTGCAACATTGTATTTAAATCGAGCTTCCTTATTTCAC AAAATGGACCTCCCAATGGAGTCTCTCCGAGATTGCAGCAGGGCTCTTCAAATTTCTCCTTGCTATCCAAAG GCGTGGTATAGGAGAGGCAAGGTAAATGCTACTCTGGGGAATTAA
- the LOC18587541 gene encoding stress-induced-phosphoprotein 1 isoform X3, whose protein sequence is MEKLRCLVPESVKRRVAESTADDLPSVSSSLVHLFLSLPEFHQVIGDLADPGPNPKRKAGLCCKNKEAALDLKQKGNQCYSTGDYSQALRCYSQKMDLPMESLRDCSRALQISPCYPKAWYRRGKVNATLGN, encoded by the exons ATGGAGAAGCTTAGATGTTTGGTTCCAGAAAGCGTGAAGCGGAGGGTGGCAGAGAGCACTGCTGATGATCTTCCTTCAGTTTCATCTTCCCTGGTTCACTTGTTTCTCAGTTTGCCGGAATTCCATCAGGTGATCGGAGATTTGGCAGACCCCGGCCCAAACCCAAAGAGAAAGGCCGGTCTTTGCTGCAAGAACAAGGAGGCTGCTTTGGACTTGAAACAAAAGGGCAATCAATGCTATTCCACTGGAGATTACTCCCAGGCTTTGCGTTGCTATTCCCAg AAAATGGACCTCCCAATGGAGTCTCTCCGAGATTGCAGCAGGGCTCTTCAAATTTCTCCTTGCTATCCAAAG GCGTGGTATAGGAGAGGCAAGGTAAATGCTACTCTGGGGAATTAA
- the LOC18587539 gene encoding uncharacterized protein LOC18587539 isoform X1, with translation MDGGIHGDAPLDYATIQILPSQNRYEAYTCHDNKVEKLVVGVLEKLLPHLPGVSNLYTKGFNANFKLQPPENLKSAAWFTKSTLSRFLDIVGSTDLVDTVKVIEGEMSQLEEARKFHLSLYAKGHEDHIESSETDICKSVDVVLASNQSKVQNSSSDTSKNELLRAMDSRLTALRSELVAAFNQAVGETCSYEEITHLAKFSENFGANDLKNFLCMFLELSPKSQAANPPDDEKSSFSRASVNDSIIKTDGNSQISKPVCAETPVKYGVSPAKVAQVERQSSTESEESSNSSDENQMSAERSRALIRSASPRRSASPMRRVQIGRSGSRRAPALTIKSLSYFPAREKIFSHRDVASDDSEEEGSGQSKKPEGNVRRMSVQDAINLFESKQRDQVSDMPKKNSLTNISLGASKSVLRRWSAGMGESSSQCQLQNASEDPVPEPPDNVIDNDIMERSAGVDLESDSRSGGQIINETIDVNLERLDESSCSPIDVQEVTDKIQEDEANERSNSSAEWSRQKEVELNQMFKKMMENQPVSCRKPQTNIRQNLPPEQRGGFYDHYKAKRDQKLRGENSGKRAEKEAKFRAMQKVLDERKAEMASKNVNNFSKKDPLTKSQKSVKNPQKVLKSPSQPANPRKEATKPSTVKKVSSRTSPLPATRKSWPSTPSPRTTGISPAKTSGGISSAGTTPTHRKPQSAQSVPRPSSKVESAQPERKNVKATQADKRGLKSVNEKQQQRLMKGSKTPKTKVAAAPGDSSSMVPAKPSLYNKMTKKSSVVPLEAKPFLRKGSGFTSSVGLVNKIKNPSLLEDSLKTTENSIDTQESDVIVNASVLVNEHQDQDISSLDHCDDDIQLETQVNGHQKSDVIESIDELAPDVDDGLKNIAESSKCEEELTISPAAWVEIEEHQDLPNQCDDNTGENTSSASIAPVGSASPRVRHSLSQMLQEESSEADTTEWGNAENPPAMVYQKDAPKGLKRLLKFARKSKGDANITGWSSPSVFSEGEDDAEESKAINKRNADNLLRKAALQAKNYGQQKMSCEGYENHLDAHELPSAQSGISTFDAHKMHKGSVSTAASTTKGTRSFFSLSAFRGSKPSEMKLR, from the exons ATGGACGGTGGAATACATGGAGATGCGCCCTTAGATTACGCCACCATTCAGATTCTGCCTTCTCAAAACag GTATGAGGCatatacatgtcatgacaacaaagtagaaaaactGGTTGTTGGGGTTCTGGAAAAACTCTTGCCACATTTACCCGGAGTAAGCAACTTGTACACCAAAGGATTCAATGCTAACTTCAAACTCCAACCACCTGAGAATCTAAAGAGTGCTGCATGGTTTACGAAATCTACTTTGAGCAG GTTCCTAGATATTGTCGGTTCAACGGATTTAGTAGATACTGTTAAAGTTATTGAAGGTGAGATGTCTCAATTGGAGGAAGCTAGAAAATTTCATCTTTCTCTATACGCTAAG GGTCATGAAGATCATATTGAAAGCAGCGAAACAG ATATCTGCAAATCAGTAGACGTGGTCCTGGCATCCAAT CAGTCCAAAGTCCAGAATTCATCATCAGATACCTCAAA AAATGAGCTCTTACGTGCTATGGACTCAAGACTCACAGCGTTAAGAAGTGAGTTAGTTGCAGCTTTTAACCAGGCAGTTGGAGAAACCTGCTCCTATGAAGAAATCACTCATCTAGcaaaattttctgaaaattttggagcAAATGATTTAAA GAATTTTTTGTGCATGTTCCTAGAGCTAAGTCCAAAGAGCCAAGCTGCTAATCCCCCAGATGATGAAAAGTCTTCATTTAGTCGTGCTTCAGTTAATGACAGCATAATTAAGACTGATGGCAATAGTCAAATATCAAAGCCAGTATGTGCAGAAACACCAGTTAAATATGGTGTTTCACCAGCAAAAGTTGCCCAGGTTGAACGTCAGAGCTCAACAGAAAGTGAGGAATCTTCTAACTCAAGTGATGAGAATCAAATGTCTGCAGAAAGAAGTCGAGCTCTTATAAGATCTGCATCGCCTAGACGGTCAGCATCTCCCATGCGAAGGGTTCAAATAGGGAGGAGTGGCTCGCGTAGAGCCCCTGCTCTGACCATTAAGAGCCTTAGTTACTTTCCTGCGAGAGAAAAGATATTTTCTCATAGAGATGTAGCATCAGATGATAGTGAAGAGGAAGGATCTGGACAGAGTAAGAAGCCTGAGGGTAACGTTCGGCGTATGAGTGTTCAAGATGCAATAAATCTTTTTGAAAGTAAACAAAGGGATCAGGTTTCTGATATGCCAAAAAAGAACTCATTAACAAACATCTCTCTTGGTGCTAGTAAGTCTGTATTGAGAAGATGGAGTGCAGGTATGGGTGAATCATCCTCCCAATGCCAATTGCAGAATGCTTCTGAAGATCCTGTTCCAGAGCCTCCTGATAATGTCATTGATAATGATATCATGGAGAGGTCAGCCGGAGTTGATTTGGAATCTGATTCTAGAAGTGGAGGTCAGATCATCAATGAGACCATTGATGTGAACTTAGAAAGGCTGGACGAGAGCTCATGTAGTCCAATAGATGTTCAAGAGGTCACAGATAAAATCCAAGAAGATGAAGCTAATGAAAGGTCAAATAGCTCAGCTGAATGGAGTAGACAGAAGGAAGTGGAGCTAAACcaaatgttcaaaaaaatgatggaaaatcAGCCTGTTAGCTGTAGGAAGCCTCAAACTAATATCAGACAAAATTTGCCTCCGGAGCAGAGAGGTGGATTTTATGACCATTACAAGGCAAAGAGGGATCAAAAACTGAGAGGTGAAAATTCTGGAAAGCGTGctgaaaaagaagcaaaatttAGAGCAATGCAGAAGGTTCTTGATGAGAGGAAAGCTGAAATGGCTTCCAAAAATGTgaataatttttctaaaaaggATCCTTTAACAAAGTCCCAAAAATCTGTTAAGAATCCACAAAAAGTACTTAAGAGTCCTTCTCAGCCTGCTAATCCAAGGAAAGAAGCCACAAAACCTTCAACTGTGAAGAAGGTTTCATCAAGAACATCCCCCTTGCCCGCTACTCGTAAGTCATGGCCTTCGACACCCTCACCAAGAACAACAGGGATATCACCTGCTAAAACTTCTGGTGGAATCTCTTCTGCTGGCACTACACCAACACATCGGAAACCTCAGTCAGCACAATCAGTACCTCGACCAAGTTCTAAAGTGGAAAGCGCCCAgccagaaagaaaaaatgtaaagGCAACCCAGGCTGATAAACGAGGTTTAAAGAGTGTGAATGAGAAGCAGCAACAAAGATTGATGAAAGGCAGCAAAACACCAAAGACAAAAGTTGCCGCAGCACCTGGAGACTCTTCCAGTATGGTTCCAGCAAAGCCTAGTTTGTATAACAAGATGACCAAGAAAAGTAGTGTAGTTCCGCTGGAAGCAAAGCCATTTCTCCGTAAAGGTTCAGGATTTACCTCTAGTGTTGGTCTCGTTAACAAGATAAAAAATCCCTCTCTGTTGGAGGACTCTCTGAAAACCACTGAAAATTCAATTGATACTCAAGAGAGTGATGTGATTGTTAATGCTTCTGTCCTGGTGAATGAGCATCAGGATCAGGATATTTCATCACTGGATCATTGTGATGATGATATTCAGTTAGAAACACAAGTAAATGGCCATCAGAAATCTGATGTGATTGAGAGCATTGATGAACTTGCTCCTGATGTTGATGATGGCTTAAAAAATATTGCTGAGTCTTCAAAATGTGAGGAAGAATTAACCATCTCCCCAGCTGCTTGGGTGGAAATAGAAGAGCATCAGGACCTGCCTAACCAATGTGATGACAACACAGGTGAAAATACATCTTCAGCAAGCATTGCTCCTGTTGGATCGGCAAGTCCACGGGTCCGTCACTCTCTGTCACAGATGCTGCAAGAAGAAAGTAGTGAAGCTGATACTACTGAATGGGGAAATGCTGAAAATCCGCCTGCAATGGTCTATCAAAAAGATGCACCCAAGGGACTGAAGAGGCTGTTGAAGTTTGCTCGGAAGAGTAAGGGGGATGCAAATATAACTGGTTGGTCTAGCCCATCAGTCTTTTCTGAAGGAGAGGATGATGCAGAAGAATCAAAAGCTATTAATAAGAGAAATGCTGATAACCTACTGCGAAAGGCTGCCCTTCAGGCAAAGAACTATGGGCAACAAAAGATGTCGTGTGAGGGCTATGAAAATCATTTGGATGCTCATGAGCTCCCATCTG CTCAATCAGGCATCAGCACATTTGATGCCCACAAAATGCACAAGGGCAGTGTCTCAACTGCAGCCTCCACTACTAAAG GGACAAGGTCATTCTTCTCCCTTTCAGCATTTAGGGGTAGCAAACCAAGTGAGATGAAGCTTCGCTAA
- the LOC18587541 gene encoding stress-induced-phosphoprotein 1 isoform X2: protein MEKLRCLVPESVKRRVAESTADDLPSVSSSLVHLFLSLPEFHQVIGDLADPGPNPKRKAGLCCKNKEAALDLKQKGNQCYSTGDYSQALRCYSQALRVAPIDADDTGKNLVATLYLNRASLFHKMDLPMESLRDCSRALQISPCYPK from the exons ATGGAGAAGCTTAGATGTTTGGTTCCAGAAAGCGTGAAGCGGAGGGTGGCAGAGAGCACTGCTGATGATCTTCCTTCAGTTTCATCTTCCCTGGTTCACTTGTTTCTCAGTTTGCCGGAATTCCATCAGGTGATCGGAGATTTGGCAGACCCCGGCCCAAACCCAAAGAGAAAGGCCGGTCTTTGCTGCAAGAACAAGGAGGCTGCTTTGGACTTGAAACAAAAGGGCAATCAATGCTATTCCACTGGAGATTACTCCCAGGCTTTGCGTTGCTATTCCCAg GCGCTTCGTGTTGCTCCCATTGATGCCGACGACACGGGCAAAAATCTTGTTGCAACATTGTATTTAAATCGAGCTTCCTTATTTCAC AAAATGGACCTCCCAATGGAGTCTCTCCGAGATTGCAGCAGGGCTCTTCAAATTTCTCCTTGCTATCCAAAG TGA